A portion of the Corynebacterium heidelbergense genome contains these proteins:
- a CDS encoding FABP family protein — MNSELPDPHPADAEPATPTSANPGSAETAATPLSGNDTVNLAAEQSKSTAGKNLPGFGDLPIPEDTANLRHGPNLHDGLLALLPLIGVWRGQGQAHNPGEPEFTFGQQLTFAHDGENRIAYESRTWRMDDDGQPAGPDRREAGWWRISETDEIELLIAHSDGIVEIMYGKPMTERAWQLESASTMVTATGPADLGPGKRLYGLMPNNNLGWVDERLIHGELVPWMSAELYRHMG, encoded by the coding sequence ATGAATTCCGAGCTCCCCGACCCCCACCCAGCCGACGCGGAACCGGCCACGCCGACATCGGCCAACCCCGGTTCGGCTGAGACTGCAGCCACCCCGCTGAGTGGCAACGACACAGTCAACCTTGCCGCCGAGCAATCGAAGAGCACCGCCGGGAAAAACCTGCCCGGGTTCGGGGATCTACCCATCCCAGAAGACACCGCAAATCTGCGGCACGGCCCCAACCTGCACGATGGATTGCTCGCGCTACTGCCCCTCATCGGGGTATGGCGCGGACAGGGGCAGGCCCACAATCCCGGCGAACCAGAGTTCACCTTCGGCCAGCAGTTAACGTTCGCGCACGACGGGGAAAACCGCATCGCTTATGAATCCCGCACCTGGCGCATGGACGATGACGGGCAACCCGCCGGCCCGGATCGTCGGGAGGCCGGATGGTGGCGGATCTCCGAGACGGACGAGATCGAACTGCTTATCGCGCACTCCGACGGCATCGTGGAGATCATGTATGGCAAGCCCATGACGGAACGCGCCTGGCAACTGGAGAGCGCATCCACCATGGTGACCGCCACGGGCCCCGCAGACCTCGGCCCCGGAAAGCGCCTCTATGGGCTGATGCCCAACAACAACCTCGGATGGGTGGACGAGCGGCTCATCCACGGCGAACTGGTGCCGTGGATGTCCGCCGAGCTCTACCGGCACATGGGTTAG
- a CDS encoding DUF2993 domain-containing protein: MSTRVDDAPDGQREAPTHIRASRRFRQRRRWAWWKKSIVAVATLVVVLGIVDALIAARAEHNVSEQIYRNSNLPNPPKVMMAGFPYLASAFTHELQAITVTSRDVNVPGYGLLSVQSSAQYVTVPSSAVLSGEFTDAPARKVFTRLQLDGVSLGAKMGVNDLLIQNKDDISPRGGWETEALFEGTPRGYAKPATVEMTLRLKQGDVYFSAVNVISAPASPAADAPIVRADQMDAAARKRILDSFSLVLRAKDLPFHGGHPMRAYVSGGSAYVESERYYTKVSMLDLAPPTRPLSQEERPGL, from the coding sequence ATGAGCACTCGTGTCGACGACGCGCCCGATGGGCAGCGAGAGGCCCCCACCCATATCCGGGCCTCCCGCCGTTTCCGGCAACGCCGCCGGTGGGCGTGGTGGAAGAAATCGATAGTCGCCGTCGCGACCCTGGTTGTCGTCCTGGGAATTGTAGACGCCCTCATCGCCGCGCGGGCCGAACACAATGTTTCGGAGCAGATCTATCGCAATTCCAACCTGCCCAATCCGCCGAAGGTGATGATGGCGGGCTTTCCTTACCTCGCCTCCGCCTTTACCCACGAACTGCAGGCGATCACCGTCACCTCTAGGGACGTCAACGTGCCCGGTTACGGGCTGCTCAGCGTGCAATCCTCCGCGCAGTACGTCACCGTGCCCAGCTCGGCAGTTCTCAGCGGGGAATTCACCGACGCGCCGGCGCGAAAGGTGTTCACCCGCCTCCAACTGGACGGCGTCTCCCTGGGTGCCAAGATGGGTGTTAACGACCTGCTCATCCAGAATAAGGACGACATCTCCCCCCGAGGGGGCTGGGAGACGGAAGCCCTGTTCGAAGGAACCCCCCGCGGATACGCGAAACCGGCCACCGTGGAGATGACCCTCCGACTGAAGCAGGGGGACGTGTACTTCTCCGCAGTCAACGTTATCTCCGCCCCCGCCTCTCCAGCCGCTGATGCGCCTATTGTCCGCGCCGACCAGATGGACGCCGCCGCCCGCAAACGGATCTTGGATAGCTTCAGCCTGGTACTCCGGGCCAAGGACCTTCCCTTTCACGGAGGTCACCCCATGCGGGCTTACGTGTCCGGCGGCTCCGCCTATGTCGAATCGGAGCGGTATTACACAAAGGTCAGCATGTTGGACCTGGCCCCACCCACACGCCCCCTTTCCCAGGAGGAACGGCCGGGGCTCTAG